DNA sequence from the Halorussus limi genome:
GACCGACGTAGGAGTCGGCGAGTTCGGTCGTCCGGACCGACGGTTCGGGGTCGTCCAGCACGTCGGGGAGCGACCGGGCGTCTTCGAGGATTATCTCGCGGGCCGCGTCGATGTCGTCGTCGTAGCCGATGCCGAAGACGAACTGGAGTCGAAGTCTGTCGTTGGCCATCGCGTTCGTCACGGCGTTGTTCGCGAGTTCGGAGTTGGGCACCGTGATGACCTCGTTGTTGAACGTCTCGACCTTCGTCACACGGAGGTCCACCTGCCGGACGACTCCCGACATGTCGTTCCACTCTATCCAGTCGCCGACCTCGAAGGGTTTGTCCTTCAGGATGAAGACGCCCGCGACGAAGTTGGCGACGAGGTCCTGCGCCGCGAACCCGAGCGCCAGCGCGAACGCGCCCCCGAGCGTGGCGAACGCCGCCAGAAAACTACCGAACCCCGCGACCGTGAACGCCACCGCGACGGCGACGAAGAGCGCGACGGCGCCCGCCGTCGTCGTGGCCAACTGGACCACCGCCGTGTCGAACCCCCGGGCCGACAGCGACCGCCGGACCAACCGAACCAGCACGTACCGCCCGAGGAGATAGACCGCCGCGAACGCGACGACGAAGACCGCGACGTCCCAGAGCAGACCGCCGAACTGAGCCAGGAACTCCTCGGTGGTGGTCGGCAGTTCGAACTGCTGTAACGGAACCATCTCGTGGCAGTTCGCCGACACTCGGTAAATGGATTCGGGCCGAAACGAGCGATTACGACCGGGAGCGTCGCGTCGAATTCGTTTCCTGTCGATTGAAAATCCCAGTTCGCCCGCGGTCGGACGCGGCCAGCGAACGGGAAACGGCCGACAGCGAGGAGTCGGACTCGGACTCCGAGACCGGCCCGAACCCGGGGTCGCGGAACCCGTCTGTCCCTCCCGAACGAGTGCTTGAAGCCTGCAACCGAGGGAAACGGAAATGGTGGCTTATCCCGCTTCCGACACTCTCTTCGGAGGCATGGTTCACGGCCACAGAGAGCGGAGTATTTCTGACGAACAGCGACGGGAGTTCCTGAAGGCGCTCGGTGTCGGGGGTGCGGTCGCGGCCGGTGGCGCGACGCTCGACGACGTTCGAGACGCGGTCGAGACCGGCGAGACCGCCGAACTCGCGTCCGTCGGCGAGGCGATTCGGAGCGACTTGGCGGGGTCGCTCGACCGGGGCCTGCTGGCCGACGGTCACGCCGAACTCGCCACCGCGGCGGCCGACCTGACCGCGGTTCCCGAACGGGGCCTCCCCGGTGCCGACGCGGGGCCGCGCGAGGAGTTCGCGGCGGTCGCGTCGGCCGCCCGACCGGTGTACGACCACCTCGGAGAAGTAGGCTTCTTCCAGAGTACGACCGAGCGACTGCCCGACTTCGACCCCGGGTACGTCGAGGACAGCGTCCGGCGCTTCGTCGTCAGCGAGGGACTGGCGGGGTCGCTGTCCGACCTCGACTTCGCGGAGGACGAACTAGTGGACCTACTGGCGACCGTGGTGAACCACCGCGAGCGACTCGGCGGGCGCCACTGGGTCAGCACCGACCGACTCCCCCGCGAACAGATGGAGGTCGGGGAGTACATCCCCCCGATGACGAAGGCGGCCGCCGGCGGCGTTCTGCTCTGGTTGGAGGACTTAGACGACCACCTCTGGCGGAACGGCGTCATCCTGACCGACGAGATTCTGGCCGACGCGACGTGGGACGGCCGGGCGATGGCGGCCGGGTTCGACCTGATGGTCGACGGAGCGCGGCGAATCGCCGACCCCGATGACGACACCGCCGACGACGAACTCGCCGGCCTGCTGTCGAGCGGATTCGCCCTGCAGGCCGTCGCCCAGAACCTGCTCCCGCAGGACGCCTACTGGGTCAGCGAGGAGATGCGCGCCGAACGAGACAACGACTTGGAGATTCCCAACTAACAATGGCTGCCGACATCGACCCCGAGAACGAGGAGATCGAACCGGAAGAGCGACCCCACTACATCGACACCGGGCCGGAGGCCCGCGGCGAGGACGAACACGTCGACTACATGCAGGAGTACGACGTCGAGTACGTGTTCGGCGGCGGCATCTCCGGGTGGCACGCGCGCCAACCCCCTCGAATCGAGGGGCAGGTGAATCCCACGCTCGAACTGGAGGCCGGGAACCGCTACCGGGTTCGCTGGGAGAACATCGACGGCGCGCCCCACAACTTCGTCATCCAAGACGCCGACGGAAATCGGCTCGTGGGGACCGACGTGTACTCCGCGGAGGGCGCAACCGCCACGCTGGTGTTCACGGCGACCGAGGAGATGTCTCAGTACATCTGCACCATCCACCCCAACTCGATGGTCGGCGACGTGCAAATCGCGGGCGAAGCCCCGAGTCCCGCCGACCAGCAGGGCGGGAAACTCCAACAGCCACCGGGCCCCGGAGCGGCGCAGGGCGACATCCCCAAGCTTCCGGTCACGACCAACCTGCTAGAGGAGGACAGCGAGCGCCGCGACTCGTGGCTCCACTACGACAAGGGACTCGGCCAGCGCGGGTTCACGCCCGTCGACCGACTCGACCCCGAGAACGTCGCCAGCCTCGAACAGAAGTACACCATTCCGACCGACAGCGCGGGCCTCGAGACGAACCCGATAATCGTCCCGTCGGACCCGCCGGTGATGTACTACACGACCAGTAACCTCTCCGTCGTCGCGGCCAACGCTCGGAACGGGAAGAAGTACTGGGAGTTCAAGTACGCGCTCCCCGAGGACGCCGCGGGACAGACCGGCCGCAACCGGGGCGTCGCCGTGTGGAAGGACAAGGTGTTCCTCGCCACGACCGACTCGTATCTCGTCGCACTCGACCGCTACACCGGCGAGAAGCAGTGGGAGACGCTGATGCTGACCGACGAACAGCAGCGCGAGATGGACCAACCCAAGCGGATGTCCATCAGTCAGGCCCCCATCGCCTACGACGGCCGGATTCTCGTCGGGATGAGCGGCGACTTCGGCGGGTGGTGCGTCGCCTCCTCGGTGGACGCCGAGTCCGGAGACGTGGAGTGGACGGTCAACATGGCTCCCAAAGACGCGTGGGTGGGCGACAGTTGGCGGTTCGCCAGCAACGCCCCGTGGATGAGTCCCTCCATCGACCCCGAGACGAACAACGTCTTCTACGCGGTGGGCAACCCCTGCCCGATGATGAACGGACTCGTCAGGCCCGGGCCGAACCACCACTCCAACTCCATCGTCGCCGTCGACCTCGACTCGGGGAACATCAAGTGGGCCAGCCAACAGATTCCTCACGAACTCTGGGACTACGACAGTCACGCCACCCCGACCGTCTTCGACATCGAAGTCGACGGCGAGACCCGGCGTGCGGTCTCGACCGACCAGAAGGCCGGGTGGACCTACGTCTACGACGCCGAGACCGGACGTCTCCTCGAACGCACCGCGCCGTGGACGAAGCAGGACCACGAGTGGGCAGAACACTTCCTCGCGCTCCCGCCGCGGGGCCGGGAGAACGCCGCGACGGCGTGGCCGGGCACCATCGGCGCGACCGAGTGGCCGCCGTGCGCCTACGACCCGGAGACCGGTATGCGCTACATCGCGGCGGTGGAAGCGGCCCAGCGGGTGTCCTACGACCCCGACTGGGAGTACACGACGAAGGGCGACATCTCGCTCGCGGAGGGCGGGTCGCGACTCGCCTCCGAGGACACCTCCCACAACGCGTACGTGCAGGCCGTCGACCCCGCGACCGGTGACCTCGCGTGGCGGACCGAACTCCCGGACGTGAACTCCTCGTGGTCCCACTGGCGCATCTGGCCGGGCGGAACGACCGCGACGGCGGGCGGCGTCCTGTTCGTCCCGTCCTCGGGCGGACACGTCTACGCGCTCGACACCGAGACGGGCGAGCGCATCTGGAGCGCCGAGACCGACGCCGACCGCATCACCCCCGCGCCGGTGGTGTGGGACGACCCGGTCGAGCAGACCCAGTACGTCGCGGTGGCGGCGGACGACGAGATTACGGTCTGGGCGTCGGGCGGATTCGACGAGTGACCGACGCCGACCCGAACTGAGACCGCGGCCTCTTTTCCGACTCGCGACTTCAGCGCGGCGCGTCGCGCGAAACTGGGACGACTCGACGTGGACGCTCGGCGACCGTTCCGGTCCGACCGGCGGCGTCCGCCGGTAGCGGTCCGTTCCCGCCCGACCGGCGTCTGCCGGGCGTCCCGAGCGGCGCCCGTCACGCCGAGTTAACCCGGCTCTAACTCCGCTTCGGAGGCCGAAATCCGAGTGTAATCCGGGACGACGCGCCGGGACGGTCCCGCGGGATATCGAACGGTGTCCGGCGTTTATCAGAACGCCCGGAATAGACACGCCGGCATGAGCGACACGACGACACTGATAGCACTGATAGCTACGCTGGTCGTCCTCGCGGGCGGCGTCGCGGTCGGTTCGACCGGTCCGCTCGCGACGGGGACTGCGGACGTGGCCGAGCAGGAGACGGCGCAGAACGTGGCCCAAGAGACGACGACCCAGAACGGAACCGCACAGGAGACGGCACAGAACGGAACCGCGCAGGCGACGGCGCAAGCCGGGGGAGCGCAGGACTCGACGAACGTGACCGCCCGGAACGTCACGATAGATACGCTCGTCCTCCGGAACGCGACGGTCCTCGACGCCAACATCGGGGAGTTGACCGTCGTCAACACCTCGGGCGAGAACGCGACCAACCGGACGTACGAGGGCGTCTCCGTCCGGCGCATCGAGGCGTCCGGCACCGTGACCGACCTGACGCTCGAGAACGTCAGCATCAACAACGAGTCGCTGGCGACCGCCCTCCTGAACGAGTCGGGTCGCCTGCGACTCGACACCCGACTCGTCATGGACCTCGCGGTCCTCCAGAACCAGACCGTCAACGGTCTCGAAATCGAGCAGGCGACCGTCCGAGCGAGCGCGGCCCGGAACGTCTCGGTCGGCGCGCAGGTCGGGGCCGGCGGGCAGTCCGGGAACGGAACGGCGTCCGAGGGTCAGCCCGCAATCTCGGCCGAGAGCGTCGTGGTCGAGGGCGCGAACCTCACGCGATTGAACGTCACGGGCGTCTCGACGGGTGCCGAGACGGCGCAGACGAACCAGACCGCTACGGAGACGACCCAGACGACCCAGACCACCGCGGCCGCGAACGGAACGGCCCAGACGACCGGGGCCGAGGAGACGACCGAAACGTCGACGATTCCGGCGGAGGCCAGAAGCGGTGCTACGGACGAGGGAACGACCACCACGGAGACCAACTAGTCCGACGGGAACTGAATCTCGACGGGATCGGATACGACCGGCGGGGCTGAGTCCGACCGGCCCAACCGCTCGGTCCCGCCCCGCGGTCCGCCCGAACGATTATGTCGCTGACACCCGTGGTTCCGAGGGAAACGATGGGGGAGACACGACGAGAGTTCCTTCGAGCGACAGGTGTTTCGGCGGTCGGACTGACGGGAGCGGTCCGCGTCACCGCGGGCCAATCGCAGGGGGTCGGCCTCCTGCTC
Encoded proteins:
- a CDS encoding mechanosensitive ion channel family protein, coding for MVPLQQFELPTTTEEFLAQFGGLLWDVAVFVVAFAAVYLLGRYVLVRLVRRSLSARGFDTAVVQLATTTAGAVALFVAVAVAFTVAGFGSFLAAFATLGGAFALALGFAAQDLVANFVAGVFILKDKPFEVGDWIEWNDMSGVVRQVDLRVTKVETFNNEVITVPNSELANNAVTNAMANDRLRLQFVFGIGYDDDIDAAREIILEDARSLPDVLDDPEPSVRTTELADSYVGLESRIWIADPGRGKFKQVLSEHVEGVKERFDDEGVEMPYPYRELTGGISIDEVSELDQVDVAPE
- a CDS encoding twin-arginine translocation signal domain-containing protein; amino-acid sequence: MVHGHRERSISDEQRREFLKALGVGGAVAAGGATLDDVRDAVETGETAELASVGEAIRSDLAGSLDRGLLADGHAELATAAADLTAVPERGLPGADAGPREEFAAVASAARPVYDHLGEVGFFQSTTERLPDFDPGYVEDSVRRFVVSEGLAGSLSDLDFAEDELVDLLATVVNHRERLGGRHWVSTDRLPREQMEVGEYIPPMTKAAAGGVLLWLEDLDDHLWRNGVILTDEILADATWDGRAMAAGFDLMVDGARRIADPDDDTADDELAGLLSSGFALQAVAQNLLPQDAYWVSEEMRAERDNDLEIPN
- a CDS encoding outer membrane protein assembly factor BamB family protein, whose protein sequence is MAADIDPENEEIEPEERPHYIDTGPEARGEDEHVDYMQEYDVEYVFGGGISGWHARQPPRIEGQVNPTLELEAGNRYRVRWENIDGAPHNFVIQDADGNRLVGTDVYSAEGATATLVFTATEEMSQYICTIHPNSMVGDVQIAGEAPSPADQQGGKLQQPPGPGAAQGDIPKLPVTTNLLEEDSERRDSWLHYDKGLGQRGFTPVDRLDPENVASLEQKYTIPTDSAGLETNPIIVPSDPPVMYYTTSNLSVVAANARNGKKYWEFKYALPEDAAGQTGRNRGVAVWKDKVFLATTDSYLVALDRYTGEKQWETLMLTDEQQREMDQPKRMSISQAPIAYDGRILVGMSGDFGGWCVASSVDAESGDVEWTVNMAPKDAWVGDSWRFASNAPWMSPSIDPETNNVFYAVGNPCPMMNGLVRPGPNHHSNSIVAVDLDSGNIKWASQQIPHELWDYDSHATPTVFDIEVDGETRRAVSTDQKAGWTYVYDAETGRLLERTAPWTKQDHEWAEHFLALPPRGRENAATAWPGTIGATEWPPCAYDPETGMRYIAAVEAAQRVSYDPDWEYTTKGDISLAEGGSRLASEDTSHNAYVQAVDPATGDLAWRTELPDVNSSWSHWRIWPGGTTATAGGVLFVPSSGGHVYALDTETGERIWSAETDADRITPAPVVWDDPVEQTQYVAVAADDEITVWASGGFDE